A genome region from Arthrobacter sp. V1I9 includes the following:
- a CDS encoding SDR family oxidoreductase, translating into MSETEKQTDQPKDPRGGYHTAGFPEQEQKQPGLTAPMEPKPDHGELSYEGHGKLQGKSALITGGDSGIGKAAAIAFAREGADVAISYLPEEEEDAQDTADWIRKAGQRVLLFPGDGREEEFSTRIANETAAEFGRLDVVVLNAAYQKNRESLESLPTEEFDRVFKTNLYSLLWTARAAVPHLKPGASIITTASIQAFNPSPGLIDYAMTKAAQVAFTKALAQELGPKGIRVNAVAPGPIWTPLIPATEWPDKLPTFGQDTPLERAGQPAELAAAYVLLASEDGSYISGAVLPVTGGKGL; encoded by the coding sequence ATGAGCGAGACGGAAAAGCAAACAGACCAGCCAAAGGATCCCCGGGGCGGCTACCACACCGCCGGGTTCCCCGAGCAGGAGCAGAAGCAGCCCGGCCTGACGGCGCCCATGGAGCCCAAGCCGGACCACGGGGAACTCAGCTATGAGGGGCACGGGAAGCTGCAGGGCAAGTCAGCCCTCATCACAGGCGGCGATTCGGGCATTGGCAAGGCAGCCGCCATCGCCTTCGCCCGCGAGGGCGCCGACGTTGCCATCTCCTACCTGCCCGAAGAGGAGGAAGACGCCCAGGACACCGCGGACTGGATCCGGAAAGCGGGCCAGCGGGTCCTCCTGTTTCCCGGTGACGGCCGCGAAGAGGAGTTCAGCACCCGGATCGCCAATGAAACAGCGGCCGAGTTCGGACGCCTTGATGTGGTGGTGCTGAACGCGGCGTACCAGAAGAACCGCGAGAGCCTGGAGTCACTGCCCACCGAGGAATTCGACCGGGTCTTCAAGACCAACCTGTACTCGCTGCTGTGGACAGCGCGGGCGGCCGTGCCCCACCTGAAGCCGGGTGCCTCGATCATCACCACGGCCTCCATCCAGGCCTTCAATCCTTCGCCCGGCCTGATCGACTACGCCATGACCAAGGCGGCCCAGGTGGCATTCACCAAAGCGCTGGCGCAGGAGCTTGGCCCCAAGGGCATCAGGGTCAATGCGGTGGCTCCCGGACCGATCTGGACCCCGCTGATTCCCGCGACCGAATGGCCGGATAAGCTTCCGACGTTCGGCCAGGACACCCCACTGGAACGCGCGGGGCAGCCCGCCGAGCTTGCCGCGGCCTACGTGCTGCTGGCATCAGAGGACGGGTCCTACATTTCCGGCGCCGTACTGCCGGTCACCGGCGGAAAGGGGCTCTGA
- a CDS encoding glycosyltransferase family A protein has protein sequence MSRKSSEQWARRVEVPVSVAVDVLIPTCNRPAELAVTLAGLAGQADPPFRVVVSDQSTDSPGWEHPAAAAMVRVLEAQGRPVTLLRHLPRRGLAEHRQFLLDQSTAEQCLFLDDDIWLEPGALERLSRALDELHCGFVGMAPQGLSYLDDRRPEQTAGFEAWDGPVTAERIRPGAPGFDRWPLHNAANLSHLSADLSLEPGEWVPYRVAWLGGCVLYRREALNTAGGFAFWTSLPVDHAGEDVVAQWQVMERYGAAGILPSGAVHLESPTTVTDRRVEAYDVVLSANAQAYAGNAAAAD, from the coding sequence GTGAGCAGGAAATCATCGGAACAGTGGGCACGGCGTGTCGAGGTGCCGGTCAGTGTTGCAGTGGACGTGCTGATTCCCACGTGCAACCGCCCGGCAGAACTGGCCGTGACGCTGGCCGGGCTGGCAGGGCAGGCCGACCCGCCCTTCCGCGTGGTGGTCAGCGACCAGTCCACGGATTCTCCCGGTTGGGAACACCCGGCGGCAGCGGCGATGGTCCGCGTCCTTGAAGCCCAGGGCCGCCCGGTCACGTTGCTCCGGCACCTGCCCCGGCGCGGACTGGCGGAGCACCGCCAGTTCCTGTTGGATCAGTCGACGGCCGAGCAGTGCCTTTTCCTTGATGATGACATCTGGCTGGAACCGGGAGCGCTGGAGCGGCTCAGCCGGGCACTCGACGAGCTGCACTGCGGTTTTGTCGGGATGGCTCCGCAGGGCTTGTCCTACCTTGATGACAGGCGGCCGGAGCAGACAGCCGGCTTTGAAGCGTGGGACGGTCCCGTGACCGCGGAGCGCATCCGGCCGGGTGCCCCTGGATTTGACCGCTGGCCGCTTCACAACGCCGCAAACCTCAGCCATCTCAGCGCGGACCTTTCCCTGGAACCGGGGGAGTGGGTGCCTTACCGCGTGGCCTGGCTTGGCGGCTGCGTGCTTTACCGCCGGGAAGCCCTGAACACCGCCGGTGGCTTTGCCTTCTGGACGAGCCTTCCCGTTGACCACGCGGGCGAGGACGTTGTGGCCCAATGGCAGGTCATGGAAAGGTACGGAGCCGCCGGGATCCTGCCCTCGGGCGCGGTCCATCTGGAGTCACCCACCACGGTGACGGACCGGCGGGTGGAGGCATACGACGTCGTACTCAGCGCAAACGCGCAGGCATACGCAGGGAACGCCGCGGCAGCAGACTAG
- a CDS encoding uracil-xanthine permease family protein, with protein MSMLGIKWKLHGTGKSIKPGHVVAPDERLAWPLTIGVGMQHVVAMFGATFLVPIITGMPPATTLFFSGIGTLLFLVITKGRVPSYLGSSFAFIAPIMASQQQFGVPGALGGVVLAGATLALVGAIVQKFGAGWINRLMPPIVTGAIVALIGLNLAPAAKNNFDAAPVTAVVTLATIILVSVLFRGILGRLSILVGVVVGYFVAMLRGEVSYGKMDAAAWVGLPQFQTPEFHVGVLGLFVPVVLVLVAENIGHVKSVAAMTGQNLDGVSGRALMADGAATVLAGFGGGSGTTTYAENIGVMAATKVYSTAAYWVAGVFAILLSFSPKFGELIATVPPGVLGGAATMLYGMIGILGVKIWVQNKVNFSNPVNLTTAAVALIIGIADYTWTIGDLTFTGIALGSAAALVIYHGMKAIAKARGTVAEPETEQAGLPPAAKAAMNAAAKRAPKKR; from the coding sequence ATGAGCATGCTCGGAATCAAATGGAAGCTGCACGGCACCGGCAAGTCCATCAAGCCCGGCCACGTTGTGGCACCTGATGAGCGGCTCGCCTGGCCACTGACCATCGGCGTTGGCATGCAGCACGTGGTGGCCATGTTCGGCGCCACGTTCCTGGTGCCCATCATCACCGGCATGCCGCCCGCCACCACGCTGTTCTTCTCAGGCATCGGCACTCTGCTTTTCCTGGTGATCACCAAGGGCCGGGTGCCCAGCTACCTTGGCTCAAGCTTCGCGTTCATCGCTCCCATCATGGCGTCCCAGCAGCAGTTCGGCGTGCCCGGGGCACTCGGCGGCGTGGTGCTGGCGGGCGCAACCCTGGCCCTGGTGGGCGCCATTGTGCAGAAGTTCGGTGCAGGCTGGATCAACCGGCTCATGCCGCCGATCGTCACCGGTGCCATCGTGGCGCTGATCGGCCTTAACCTTGCCCCCGCCGCCAAGAACAATTTCGACGCCGCCCCCGTCACCGCCGTCGTCACGCTGGCCACCATCATCCTGGTGAGCGTCCTCTTCCGCGGCATCCTGGGCCGCCTGAGCATCCTCGTGGGCGTGGTGGTGGGCTATTTCGTGGCCATGCTGCGCGGCGAGGTGAGCTACGGGAAGATGGACGCCGCCGCCTGGGTGGGCCTCCCGCAGTTCCAGACCCCCGAGTTCCATGTGGGCGTCCTGGGCCTGTTCGTACCCGTGGTACTGGTGCTGGTGGCTGAAAACATCGGCCACGTTAAGTCAGTCGCCGCAATGACCGGCCAGAACCTCGACGGCGTCTCCGGCCGCGCGCTGATGGCCGACGGCGCCGCCACCGTCCTGGCCGGATTTGGCGGCGGTTCCGGAACCACCACTTACGCCGAGAACATCGGCGTTATGGCCGCCACCAAGGTCTACTCAACGGCGGCCTACTGGGTGGCGGGCGTCTTCGCCATCCTGCTGAGCTTCTCCCCCAAGTTCGGCGAGCTCATCGCCACCGTTCCGCCAGGTGTTTTGGGCGGCGCCGCCACCATGCTGTACGGCATGATCGGTATTCTGGGTGTGAAGATCTGGGTGCAGAACAAGGTGAACTTCTCGAACCCGGTCAACCTCACCACCGCAGCCGTGGCCCTGATCATAGGCATCGCCGACTACACGTGGACCATCGGCGACCTCACGTTCACGGGCATCGCCCTCGGTTCCGCCGCCGCCCTGGTGATCTACCACGGCATGAAGGCCATCGCGAAGGCCCGCGGCACCGTGGCGGAGCCCGAGACAGAGCAGGCCGGCCTGCCGCCGGCAGCCAAGGCGGCCATGAACGCAGCAGCCAAGCGCGCGCCCAAAAAACGCTAG
- a CDS encoding SGNH/GDSL hydrolase family protein yields the protein MTIEEQETRPGRPPAERHPWHRFVALGDSYTEGIGDPEPRSPGGLRGWADRTAEELSHGQSDFAYANLAVRGMVLQEILDRQLEPALALKPDLAAMSGGGNDVVFHRGDPDKLAEKMDSAVGQLAGTAGTVLLFAGPDWGSTPVFGQIRGRLAVYNEHLHTIGLRHHAVMVDLWCLPALHDARMWDRDRLHLSPLGHHVVAVATLDALGVPHALKTLQPRPVPSHGWKQARADDLIWARQYLFPWVLDRLRPHSVESLAAKRPQAGPVFGVGLPGPFPPGHPAGMGVANLPEDGISTADGFGLRTASGPEGGDGPEDAEEAGEVA from the coding sequence ATGACCATCGAAGAGCAAGAGACGCGCCCCGGGCGGCCGCCGGCTGAGCGGCACCCGTGGCACCGCTTCGTAGCCCTCGGCGACTCCTACACCGAAGGAATCGGCGACCCGGAGCCCCGCAGCCCCGGCGGGCTCCGCGGCTGGGCTGACCGGACCGCCGAGGAACTCAGCCACGGCCAGAGCGACTTCGCCTACGCCAACCTTGCGGTGCGGGGAATGGTGCTCCAGGAGATCCTGGACCGGCAACTCGAGCCGGCCCTTGCCCTCAAACCGGACCTGGCAGCAATGTCCGGCGGCGGAAACGATGTGGTTTTCCACCGCGGTGATCCTGACAAGCTGGCCGAGAAGATGGACTCGGCCGTGGGCCAGCTGGCTGGAACCGCCGGCACCGTCCTGCTGTTCGCCGGGCCGGACTGGGGCAGTACGCCGGTGTTCGGCCAGATCAGGGGAAGGCTGGCCGTCTACAACGAACACCTCCACACCATCGGATTACGCCACCACGCGGTGATGGTGGACCTGTGGTGCCTGCCGGCGCTCCACGACGCCCGGATGTGGGACAGGGACCGGCTGCACCTTTCGCCGCTGGGCCACCACGTAGTCGCCGTCGCCACCCTTGACGCGCTGGGGGTGCCGCATGCGCTCAAGACCCTGCAGCCGCGGCCTGTTCCGTCCCATGGCTGGAAACAGGCCAGGGCGGATGACCTGATCTGGGCGCGGCAGTACCTGTTCCCCTGGGTCCTTGACCGCCTGCGGCCCCACTCGGTGGAGTCTTTGGCGGCGAAGCGGCCGCAGGCGGGCCCGGTCTTCGGCGTTGGCCTGCCTGGTCCGTTCCCTCCCGGCCATCCGGCCGGAATGGGCGTGGCTAACCTGCCGGAGGACGGTATTTCGACGGCGGACGGCTTCGGGCTCCGGACCGCCTCCGGGCCGGAGGGCGGGGACGGGCCTGAGGACGCGGAGGAAGCCGGTGAAGTGGCTTAG
- a CDS encoding GAF and ANTAR domain-containing protein, which produces MAAGHPEQVGWGPLPLSPEPVFDSKDVENYLWEVTREFMTDIKGEIRGIGWAATLFRLGKARTLAASTDRAREADREQCSFADGPVIEALRSGEFVLLSDVGRDRRWPGYASAAAGHGVRSLLSVPIVSEGGTSAAINLYAASPHAFTSDDLLRSRSYVQQVARSLRVVVRVAERAEATAGLAVAQSSLVLVDLAVRSLMDEYGLSREGALRFLQREASHHELGLRDAALNVVAPGPGRDPSAPRRDLADDLEDFRLMAPAELDQPLEAVAAPETYPSTTTTTAKGRPA; this is translated from the coding sequence ATGGCCGCAGGACATCCGGAGCAGGTCGGCTGGGGACCGCTTCCACTATCCCCGGAGCCGGTTTTCGACAGCAAGGACGTCGAAAACTACCTCTGGGAGGTCACCCGCGAGTTCATGACGGACATCAAGGGCGAAATCCGCGGCATCGGCTGGGCCGCCACCCTCTTCCGCCTCGGGAAGGCGCGCACCCTGGCTGCAAGCACCGACCGGGCGCGCGAGGCGGACCGGGAACAGTGTTCCTTTGCTGACGGACCGGTCATCGAAGCGCTGCGCAGCGGCGAGTTCGTATTGCTTTCCGACGTCGGGCGGGACCGGCGCTGGCCCGGGTACGCGAGTGCCGCGGCCGGCCACGGTGTCCGGTCACTCCTGTCAGTGCCCATCGTGTCCGAGGGCGGGACGAGTGCAGCCATCAATCTTTATGCAGCTTCGCCCCATGCGTTTACCAGTGATGACCTCCTCCGAAGCCGCAGCTACGTGCAGCAGGTGGCGCGCTCGCTGCGCGTAGTGGTCAGGGTGGCCGAGCGGGCAGAGGCCACGGCGGGCCTTGCCGTCGCCCAAAGTTCGCTGGTCCTGGTGGATCTGGCGGTGCGCAGCCTCATGGACGAGTACGGCCTCAGCCGGGAAGGTGCCCTGCGCTTCCTGCAGCGGGAGGCGTCGCACCACGAGTTGGGCCTGCGGGATGCGGCCCTGAATGTTGTTGCTCCTGGCCCCGGCAGGGATCCGTCAGCGCCCCGGCGGGACCTGGCTGATGACCTGGAGGACTTCCGCCTGATGGCCCCGGCGGAACTGGACCAGCCGCTCGAGGCAGTTGCTGCCCCGGAAACCTACCCTTCCACGACGACGACGACGGCGAAAGGACGGCCGGCATGA
- a CDS encoding LuxR family transcriptional regulator yields the protein MKTLLKIALAALLVLAAPALSLGAAHASPAAHTTATTVALSAASPTPSPGDTNSAGPVNPGTGESAENESTRLDYTPWVIGAVVLVALIAILVWQRRRNKTIV from the coding sequence ATGAAAACACTTTTGAAGATCGCACTGGCGGCCCTGCTGGTGCTTGCAGCACCGGCACTTTCGCTCGGCGCCGCCCATGCCTCGCCGGCCGCGCACACCACGGCAACTACTGTTGCGCTGTCCGCCGCCTCCCCCACGCCTTCGCCCGGGGATACCAACTCAGCCGGCCCGGTCAATCCGGGAACGGGGGAATCAGCTGAGAACGAGTCCACCCGGCTGGATTACACGCCGTGGGTTATCGGTGCAGTGGTCCTGGTGGCGCTGATCGCGATCCTGGTCTGGCAGCGCCGGCGCAACAAGACCATCGTTTAG
- a CDS encoding DUF6328 family protein — translation MSDVEDYTGRTGRNETREEQLDRNWAELLQEMRVLQMGVQILGGFLLTLPFQERFEDLDDFQVALYLTNVMVAALTTALILLPVSVHRRLFRKRLKETLVSSGDTIAKITLAGIALLSAGTAALVFDVTAGRTAGLTAGGALMAVMVVLLVYVPIHLNRRAEAGR, via the coding sequence ATGTCGGATGTGGAGGATTACACCGGCCGGACAGGCAGGAATGAAACCCGTGAGGAACAGCTGGACCGCAACTGGGCGGAACTGCTGCAGGAGATGCGGGTGCTGCAGATGGGCGTACAGATCCTGGGCGGCTTCCTGCTGACCCTGCCGTTCCAGGAACGGTTCGAAGACCTCGATGACTTCCAGGTTGCCCTCTACCTGACCAACGTGATGGTCGCTGCGCTGACCACAGCGCTCATCCTTTTGCCGGTCAGTGTCCACCGGCGGCTCTTCCGGAAGCGGCTTAAGGAGACCCTGGTTTCCAGCGGCGACACCATCGCCAAGATCACCCTTGCCGGAATCGCGCTGTTGAGTGCCGGCACAGCGGCCCTGGTGTTCGACGTGACCGCAGGACGCACAGCCGGCCTCACCGCCGGCGGAGCATTGATGGCCGTGATGGTGGTCCTGCTGGTCTACGTGCCCATCCACCTGAACAGGCGCGCCGAGGCCGGCCGGTAA
- a CDS encoding glycerate kinase, translating into MRILIAPDKFKGSLTAAEAAAAIAEGALRVYPDAVATQFPIADGGEGTLEAAVAAGYEERINAVVGPILAPVGAAWAIRKGDGGRVAAVIETAQASGLAEMEPTPANAVRAHSYGCGQLIAAALDAGATEIVLGLGGSAMTDGGSGALRALGLKPLDRAGNVVPLGGGSLADIVALDSSELDPRLAATSFRIAVDVRNPLYGTLGAAHVFSPQKGADEEAVELLDAGLRNWASLLREATGRDVNIEGAGAAGGFPASFLAFTDAALEGGFALVAGLTGLAGQLAESDLVITGEGSMDHQSLTGKAPIALADAARERGIPVIVVAGRILVTPEDLAGHGVVAAAQLLDVAASPEDAVANAAKYLAWATSQVLEGA; encoded by the coding sequence ATGCGCATTCTTATTGCTCCGGACAAGTTCAAGGGTTCCCTCACAGCCGCTGAAGCAGCTGCCGCCATCGCGGAGGGTGCCCTGCGCGTTTACCCGGATGCCGTCGCCACACAGTTCCCCATCGCCGACGGCGGCGAGGGAACCCTCGAAGCGGCCGTCGCTGCCGGCTACGAGGAGCGGATCAATGCGGTGGTAGGCCCCATCCTTGCCCCTGTCGGCGCGGCCTGGGCCATCCGGAAGGGCGACGGCGGCAGGGTTGCCGCCGTCATTGAAACGGCGCAGGCCTCCGGCCTGGCCGAGATGGAGCCCACCCCCGCCAACGCGGTCCGTGCCCACAGCTACGGCTGCGGCCAACTGATTGCGGCAGCGCTGGACGCCGGTGCCACGGAAATTGTGCTGGGGCTCGGCGGATCGGCAATGACCGACGGCGGCAGCGGCGCCCTGCGCGCCCTGGGCCTGAAGCCGCTGGACCGGGCCGGGAATGTGGTGCCGCTGGGTGGCGGCTCACTCGCCGACATTGTGGCGCTGGATTCCTCCGAACTGGACCCCCGGCTGGCCGCCACCAGCTTCCGTATCGCCGTGGACGTACGGAACCCGCTCTACGGCACGCTGGGTGCCGCACACGTCTTTTCCCCGCAAAAGGGCGCGGACGAGGAGGCCGTGGAGCTGCTCGACGCCGGGCTCCGCAACTGGGCGTCACTCTTGCGCGAAGCAACGGGCCGGGACGTCAACATCGAGGGGGCAGGCGCCGCCGGCGGCTTCCCGGCGTCGTTCCTTGCCTTTACCGACGCCGCGCTGGAAGGCGGGTTCGCGCTGGTGGCGGGACTGACGGGTCTGGCAGGTCAGCTGGCGGAAAGCGACCTGGTGATCACGGGGGAAGGATCCATGGACCACCAATCACTGACTGGCAAAGCCCCCATCGCGCTCGCGGATGCTGCCAGGGAACGCGGCATTCCGGTCATCGTGGTGGCCGGGAGGATCCTGGTGACTCCCGAGGACCTCGCCGGGCACGGAGTGGTTGCTGCTGCCCAACTGCTGGACGTGGCGGCAAGCCCGGAGGATGCAGTGGCCAACGCCGCCAAGTACCTGGCCTGGGCTACAAGCCAGGTACTTGAAGGCGCTTAG